From one Mustela nigripes isolate SB6536 chromosome 16, MUSNIG.SB6536, whole genome shotgun sequence genomic stretch:
- the CCL4 gene encoding C-C motif chemokine 4 — protein MKLCMTVLSLLVLVAAFSTPALSAPMGSDPPTACCFSYTLRKLPRNFVADYFETSSLCSQPAVVFQTKRGRQVCANPSEAWVQEYMDDLELN, from the exons ATGAAGCTCTGCATGACCGTCCTTTCTCTCCTCGTGCTCGTGGCTGCCTTCTCCACCCCGGCTCTCTCAGCACCAA TGGGCTCAGACCCTCCCACCGCCTGCTGCTTCTCTTACACCTTGCGGAAGCTCCCTCGAAACTTTGTGGCCGATTACTTCGAGACCAGCAGCCTCTGCTCCCAGCCAGCCGTGGT ATTCCAAACCAAAAGGGGCAGACAAGTGTGTGCTAACCCTAGCGAGGCCTGGGTCCAGGAATACATGGACGATCTGGAACTGAACTGA
- the LOC132003142 gene encoding C-C motif chemokine 3 — protein sequence MKVPGAALAVLLCIMALCSQVFSAPFGADTPTACCFSYVSKQITRKFIVDYFETSSQCSKPGVIFQTRKGRQLCADPTEDWVQEYVTDLELNA from the exons ATGAAGGTTCCCGGGGCTGCCCTCGCCGTCCTCCTCTGCATCATGGCCCTCTGCAGCCAGGTCTTCTCTGCACCAT ttGGTGCGGACACCCCAACCGCCTGCTGCTTCTCCTACGTCTCCAAGCAGATTACACGCAAGTTCATAGTCGACTATTTTGAGACCAGCAGCCAATGCTCCAAGCCTGGTGTTAT TTTCCAGACCAGAAAAGGCCGCCAGCTCTGTGCCGACCCCACTGAGGACTGGGTCCAGGAGTACGTGACCGACCTGGAGCTGAATGCCTGA